From a single Pseudalkalibacillus hwajinpoensis genomic region:
- a CDS encoding peptidoglycan D,D-transpeptidase FtsI family protein encodes MKPFKKKSHVPLRLNILFLSVFLLFSALILRLGVIQIVNGEEYERVSEQTENVTAESTAPRGKMYDRYGRVLVDNNPEFTLTYIRTQNTKQAERLELAEKLAGYIEKETDDVIDRDLKDYWITANPEEAKAKLTEKEWAELESSDAYQLQIKRITDEDLQEIKDNPSELEVAAIKRAMDNGYALSSQIIKVGLTKDEIAQISENLGNLPGVEIQADATREYPYGETLQTIFGNVGQIPREDLNYYEVRNYERNDQVGISYLEKEYEEYLKGQKEKQTYVTDKSGEPVGEPEVVEGQRGNDLVLSLDIDLQQEVEKILDEELRAARQYGATRGYVVMMDPNTGEVLSIAGKSYSDGKFIDRTFGVIGDSYAMGSTVKGATVLTGYQYDVINPYTTLVDEVLYFKEGPKSSYTANAMGSINDLVALQRSSNVYMWKIAMMMADYDYVPKQSSSYDSATYSEFKESFSQFGLGVKTGIDLPGESTGLNGGSDEFSKILDFAIGQYDTYTPMQMAQYMSTIANGGYRIEPNILKEVHEPSEQEGLSNTILFQNTPEVLNKIKMSEEEVQQVQQGMWMVMNTKQGTAGTGYPYFQSDDYIAAGKTGTAQIGDGYNLTLVGYAPFDNPEVAFSVVIPEVNDSSSGYVNKKIGGRILDAYFDLKDEAKKPVGAEGEETVEEDVN; translated from the coding sequence GTGAAACCTTTTAAAAAGAAAAGCCATGTTCCTTTGAGGCTCAATATATTGTTTTTATCTGTATTCCTGTTGTTCTCAGCGTTAATTCTCAGGTTAGGGGTTATCCAAATCGTTAACGGTGAAGAATATGAACGTGTGTCTGAACAAACAGAAAATGTGACAGCAGAATCAACTGCGCCTAGAGGAAAAATGTATGACCGTTATGGACGGGTACTTGTAGACAATAACCCTGAATTCACGCTTACATATATTCGTACGCAAAACACGAAACAAGCTGAGCGTCTCGAGTTAGCAGAGAAACTGGCAGGATATATTGAAAAAGAGACCGATGATGTGATTGACCGTGATCTTAAAGATTATTGGATTACTGCAAACCCTGAAGAAGCTAAAGCGAAGTTGACTGAGAAAGAATGGGCAGAACTGGAATCGAGTGATGCTTATCAGCTTCAAATTAAGCGTATAACAGATGAAGATTTACAAGAAATCAAGGATAACCCTTCAGAACTTGAAGTAGCCGCAATTAAACGAGCGATGGACAATGGCTATGCGCTTTCTTCTCAAATTATTAAAGTGGGATTAACTAAAGACGAAATCGCGCAAATAAGTGAAAATCTTGGTAACTTACCAGGAGTGGAAATTCAAGCGGATGCCACAAGAGAATACCCTTATGGAGAAACACTCCAGACAATCTTCGGAAATGTAGGGCAAATTCCACGTGAGGATCTTAACTATTATGAGGTAAGAAACTATGAACGAAACGACCAGGTAGGTATTAGCTACCTTGAGAAAGAATACGAAGAATACTTAAAAGGACAAAAAGAAAAGCAAACGTATGTAACTGATAAGTCGGGAGAACCAGTAGGGGAACCTGAAGTTGTTGAAGGCCAGAGAGGGAATGATCTCGTACTTTCTCTCGATATTGATCTTCAACAGGAAGTCGAAAAAATTCTTGATGAAGAGTTGAGGGCTGCAAGGCAATACGGTGCCACTCGTGGTTATGTCGTTATGATGGATCCAAATACAGGAGAGGTCCTTTCGATTGCTGGAAAATCCTATAGCGATGGAAAGTTTATTGATCGCACATTTGGTGTTATCGGGGATTCTTATGCAATGGGTTCTACTGTAAAGGGAGCCACTGTTTTAACTGGGTATCAGTATGATGTGATTAATCCATATACAACACTTGTCGATGAAGTATTGTATTTCAAAGAAGGACCAAAATCTTCCTACACTGCAAATGCAATGGGATCAATTAATGATCTTGTTGCTTTACAAAGATCTTCTAACGTATATATGTGGAAAATCGCAATGATGATGGCTGATTACGATTATGTACCAAAGCAAAGTAGTAGTTATGATTCAGCTACTTACAGTGAATTTAAAGAATCATTTTCACAATTTGGTTTAGGTGTGAAAACTGGCATCGATCTTCCAGGTGAAAGTACTGGTCTAAACGGTGGATCGGATGAATTTAGTAAAATTCTTGACTTTGCAATTGGTCAGTATGATACGTATACGCCTATGCAAATGGCTCAATACATGTCTACTATCGCAAATGGGGGATACCGTATTGAACCGAATATTTTAAAAGAAGTGCATGAACCATCTGAACAGGAAGGGTTATCAAATACGATCCTATTCCAAAATACACCAGAAGTCTTGAACAAAATAAAGATGAGTGAAGAAGAGGTTCAACAAGTGCAGCAAGGAATGTGGATGGTGATGAATACTAAGCAAGGGACTGCAGGAACCGGTTATCCTTATTTCCAGAGCGATGATTACATTGCGGCTGGTAAAACTGGAACGGCACAAATAGGGGATGGTTATAATTTGACGCTTGTTGGTTATGCTCCTTTTGATAATCCAGAAGTAGCCTTCTCGGTTGTCATCCCAGAAGTAAATGATTCTAGCTCAGGATACGTAAATAAAAAGATCGGTGGACGAATCCTAGATGCTTATTTTGATTTAAAAGATGAAGCTAAAAAGCCTGTTGGGGCTGAAGGTGAAGAAACAGTTGAGGAAGATGTTAATTAA
- a CDS encoding methionine biosynthesis PLP-dependent protein — MRNHHHETLLVQLGNKSDPQTGAVNPPVYFSTSYSHEGIGQSTGFDYSRTKNPTRAVLESAVTELEHGDQSFAFSSGMAAIQAVLSLFKSGDHILVSDDLYGGTYRLFAHAESHFGIAFTYFDSQNTDSIQTMLTDQTRAIFVENPSNPLMILADLKEISQITKQNDLLFIVDNTLFTPLLQNPLKLGADIVVHSATKYLGGHNDVLAGLVIARGQMICSEIEMYQNGAGAVLSPLDSWLLIRGMKTLPLRMKQHEANARIVEEYLVQHDAITDVFYPGKGGMLSFRLRSEEWVDLFLRNLKLITFAESLGGVESFITYPATQTHADIPEDIRIKKGVCNRLLRFSVGIEQIDDLLEDLEQALAIFTKEGVQHEQ, encoded by the coding sequence ATGCGAAATCACCACCATGAAACGTTACTTGTCCAATTAGGAAATAAATCAGACCCACAAACCGGAGCGGTTAATCCACCTGTGTACTTTTCTACATCATATAGTCACGAAGGCATCGGACAATCAACAGGGTTTGATTATTCAAGAACCAAAAACCCAACGAGAGCTGTTCTTGAATCTGCTGTAACTGAACTTGAACACGGTGATCAAAGTTTCGCCTTTAGTTCAGGAATGGCTGCGATTCAAGCGGTTCTTTCCCTCTTTAAAAGTGGTGATCACATCCTCGTGTCAGATGACCTTTATGGAGGGACCTATAGGTTGTTCGCTCATGCAGAAAGTCATTTTGGTATTGCTTTCACCTATTTTGATAGCCAGAATACAGACTCAATTCAAACAATGTTGACTGATCAAACAAGAGCAATTTTTGTAGAGAACCCATCTAACCCGTTAATGATACTTGCTGATTTAAAAGAAATAAGCCAGATCACTAAACAGAATGATTTATTGTTTATTGTTGATAACACCCTTTTCACCCCGTTACTACAGAATCCATTAAAACTAGGCGCAGATATTGTTGTGCATAGTGCGACCAAATATCTGGGAGGTCATAATGATGTCCTTGCAGGACTGGTCATAGCCAGAGGACAAATGATCTGTTCTGAAATAGAAATGTATCAAAATGGAGCCGGAGCTGTTCTTTCCCCACTTGATTCTTGGTTATTAATACGAGGTATGAAAACACTCCCGCTTAGAATGAAACAACATGAAGCAAACGCTAGAATCGTCGAGGAATACCTGGTCCAGCATGACGCTATTACAGATGTCTTTTACCCCGGTAAGGGAGGCATGCTCTCCTTTCGGCTGCGTTCAGAAGAGTGGGTTGATCTCTTTCTAAGAAACCTAAAGCTTATTACTTTTGCCGAAAGCCTTGGAGGTGTAGAGAGTTTTATTACCTATCCTGCCACACAAACACATGCTGACATTCCTGAGGACATCAGAATCAAGAAAGGCGTCTGTAACCGGTTGCTTCGATTTTCTGTCGGAATCGAACAAATTGATGACCTACTCGAAGATTTAGAACAAGCGCTGGCTATTTTCACTAAGGAGGGTGTACAACATGAACAATAA
- a CDS encoding MFS transporter produces the protein MKVLKHMIGEIEVTKDLLLLLSIGGLYALSIALSNTFVNVYLWKQSGEFADIGIYNLSAVISQPLTFILAGKWAKKMDRVIVLRIGVIFLSLFYVTVLLLGQNASHLLVLLGALLGIGFGFYWLAFNVLTFEITEPETRDFFNGFLGLLTSFAGMIGPIFAGFVISSLEAFAGYKVIFGVSLALFFTAVILSFFLKRRSAKGNFSFKRVFQERKANSDWLNVLHAHFFQGIREGTFIFIIVVLVFITTESELAIGTFGLVNSAVSFLAYYIATRLIKPRYRKKAILYGGLILYASVFLLLSDLTFGRLLVYGICISIAYPLLLVPYISLTYDVIGKAWNAAEMRIEYIVVREVYLNLGRIVSILLFLLTISIYDSTKSIPILLLFLGAGHSVLYLFIRKLQTSSPAKTEPSPEPTQ, from the coding sequence ATGAAAGTACTGAAGCATATGATCGGCGAAATTGAAGTAACGAAAGATTTATTGTTATTGCTTTCAATTGGTGGGTTATACGCACTGAGCATTGCGCTATCGAATACATTCGTTAATGTATACCTGTGGAAACAGTCCGGCGAATTTGCAGACATAGGAATATACAATCTTTCTGCCGTCATTAGCCAGCCATTGACATTCATACTCGCTGGGAAATGGGCTAAGAAAATGGACAGGGTGATTGTACTTAGAATAGGGGTTATCTTTCTGTCTCTCTTCTATGTTACAGTGCTCTTACTCGGTCAGAACGCAAGTCACTTACTTGTTCTACTTGGAGCGTTACTTGGTATTGGATTCGGGTTCTATTGGCTTGCTTTTAACGTGCTAACATTTGAAATTACTGAACCAGAAACTAGAGATTTTTTTAATGGGTTTTTAGGACTGCTCACTTCTTTCGCTGGCATGATTGGCCCGATTTTCGCTGGGTTTGTGATCTCAAGCCTTGAAGCATTTGCCGGTTATAAAGTGATATTTGGAGTATCGCTTGCGCTGTTTTTTACAGCGGTAATTCTTAGCTTCTTCTTGAAAAGGCGTTCAGCTAAAGGAAATTTCTCATTTAAAAGGGTATTCCAAGAGCGCAAAGCAAATTCTGATTGGCTAAATGTGCTACATGCTCATTTTTTTCAGGGTATAAGAGAGGGTACCTTTATTTTCATCATCGTCGTTCTTGTATTTATTACAACAGAGAGTGAACTTGCCATTGGTACGTTCGGACTAGTGAATTCCGCTGTATCTTTTCTTGCTTATTATATAGCGACAAGGTTGATTAAACCTCGCTATCGAAAAAAAGCCATTCTATATGGTGGGCTTATCCTTTATGCATCGGTTTTTCTGCTCCTATCAGATTTAACCTTTGGACGGTTACTTGTATACGGAATTTGTATTTCGATTGCTTATCCCTTGCTTCTTGTACCTTACATTTCTCTAACCTATGATGTAATTGGAAAAGCGTGGAACGCAGCAGAAATGAGAATTGAGTACATTGTAGTGAGGGAAGTTTATCTGAATTTAGGCAGAATTGTATCGATTCTTCTCTTTCTTTTGACCATTTCGATTTATGACAGTACGAAAAGTATTCCGATCCTGCTGTTATTCCTCGGGGCTGGTCATTCAGTGCTCTATTTATTTATTAGAAAACTTCAAACATCATCTCCTGCCAAAACTGAACCATCTCCTGAGCCGACACAATAG
- a CDS encoding Na/Pi cotransporter family protein yields MELNVQEMIFQFVGGLGIFLFGLKYMGDGLQRSAGDRLRDILDRFTTNPFMGVLAGIVVTILLQTSSGTTVLTVGLVNAGFMTLRQAIGVIMGANIGTTVTAFIIGIPIKDYALPIIFIGAVLIFFVKNKKISYLGQIIFGFGGLFYGLELMSNGMKPLRTLQAFQDLTVSMSDNPILGVVIGTVFTVIVQSSSATIGVLQSLFSQDAMSLQAAMPVLFGDNIGTTVTAVLASIGASVAARRAALTHVIFNLIGTTIFLIILSLYTPFIAYLQGVLNLNEEMTIAFAHGIFNVSNTVIQFPFIALLAVLVTKIIPGDDSAIQYKPKHLDPVFIERSPSVALGQAKEEVIRMSEFAYKGVKEASIYLTSKSPKSAEKTVQYEEAINNLDNKITDYLIQLSATSLSGEESTRHGMLMDSVRDIERIGDHMENIVELVDYQLSNKVKMTDVAMTDLDEMFNLTLSALQEAFDSLDKWDVEKAQEVVKLEDKIDKMERTLRKQHILRLNEGECSGSAGIVFVDIISNLERIGDHAVNIAEAVIGEE; encoded by the coding sequence ATGGAACTCAACGTTCAGGAGATGATCTTTCAATTTGTGGGAGGTCTGGGTATTTTCCTGTTTGGACTTAAGTACATGGGAGATGGCCTTCAACGATCAGCAGGTGATCGCTTAAGAGACATTCTGGATCGCTTTACAACGAATCCATTTATGGGTGTGCTCGCTGGTATAGTAGTTACCATATTATTGCAAACTAGCTCAGGGACTACGGTTCTTACTGTCGGCTTAGTAAACGCAGGGTTTATGACCTTAAGACAGGCAATTGGTGTCATAATGGGTGCTAACATTGGTACTACTGTTACTGCATTTATCATCGGTATTCCAATTAAAGATTACGCACTACCGATTATCTTTATAGGTGCCGTGCTAATTTTCTTTGTTAAAAACAAGAAAATCAGTTATCTTGGCCAAATCATTTTTGGTTTTGGTGGCCTATTCTACGGTCTTGAACTTATGAGTAATGGTATGAAGCCTTTAAGAACCCTTCAAGCTTTTCAAGATCTTACGGTTAGTATGAGTGACAATCCTATACTCGGAGTAGTAATTGGAACAGTCTTCACGGTCATTGTGCAAAGTTCCAGTGCAACAATTGGTGTTCTTCAAAGCCTCTTTTCACAGGATGCAATGAGCTTACAAGCAGCTATGCCTGTCCTATTTGGTGATAATATAGGTACAACAGTTACAGCTGTTCTCGCATCAATTGGAGCATCAGTAGCAGCAAGGAGAGCAGCTCTTACTCATGTCATATTTAATCTGATTGGTACAACGATATTTTTAATCATTTTATCTCTTTACACTCCTTTTATCGCTTATCTTCAGGGAGTACTCAATCTAAATGAAGAAATGACGATCGCATTTGCTCATGGTATTTTCAACGTTTCTAATACTGTTATCCAGTTTCCATTTATAGCGTTGCTAGCAGTACTTGTTACAAAGATTATTCCAGGTGATGATTCAGCCATTCAATATAAGCCGAAGCATTTAGATCCTGTGTTCATTGAGCGTTCTCCATCTGTAGCGCTTGGCCAGGCTAAAGAAGAAGTCATTCGTATGAGTGAATTCGCATATAAAGGTGTAAAAGAAGCTTCAATTTATTTAACATCAAAAAGTCCAAAAAGTGCTGAGAAAACTGTTCAGTATGAAGAAGCAATCAACAATCTTGATAACAAAATTACTGACTATCTTATTCAGTTATCCGCTACTTCTCTTTCGGGAGAAGAATCAACTCGCCATGGTATGTTGATGGATTCAGTTCGTGACATTGAGCGAATTGGGGATCATATGGAAAACATTGTAGAGCTCGTTGATTATCAACTTAGTAACAAAGTTAAAATGACTGATGTTGCTATGACTGATCTTGATGAAATGTTCAACCTTACACTTTCAGCACTTCAAGAAGCATTTGATTCTCTTGATAAATGGGATGTTGAGAAAGCGCAGGAAGTTGTTAAGCTTGAAGATAAAATTGACAAAATGGAAAGAACGCTTCGTAAACAGCATATTCTTCGTTTAAATGAAGGAGAGTGTTCTGGAAGTGCAGGAATTGTATTTGTCGATATCATCAGTAACCTCGAACGAATAGGTGACCATGCAGTTAACATAGCAGAAGCAGTTATTGGGGAAGAATAA
- a CDS encoding superoxide dismutase: protein MAKFELPELPYDYNALEPHIDEETMKIHHDKHHNAYVTKLNGALEGHEDHASKSLEDLLGNLDALPEGIRTAVRNNGGGHANHSLFWQLLSPNGGGEPSGDLSEALKKKFGSFESFKEDFSNAAAGRFGSGWAWLVVKGGELEVTSTPNQDTPVMDGVTPILGLDVWEHAYYLKYQNKRPDYISAFWNVVNWDEVAKRYEAAK, encoded by the coding sequence ATGGCTAAATTTGAACTACCAGAACTACCTTACGATTACAACGCACTAGAACCACATATTGACGAAGAAACAATGAAGATCCACCACGACAAGCATCATAACGCATATGTAACAAAATTGAATGGTGCACTAGAAGGTCATGAAGATCATGCATCTAAAAGCCTTGAAGATTTACTTGGCAATCTTGATGCTTTACCTGAAGGCATCCGTACTGCTGTTCGTAACAATGGTGGCGGACACGCTAACCACTCACTATTCTGGCAACTGCTAAGCCCTAATGGCGGCGGTGAACCATCTGGAGACTTGAGTGAAGCACTTAAGAAGAAATTCGGTAGCTTTGAAAGCTTTAAAGAAGATTTCTCTAACGCTGCAGCAGGCCGGTTCGGTTCTGGCTGGGCATGGCTCGTAGTTAAAGGTGGAGAACTTGAAGTTACAAGCACTCCTAACCAGGATACTCCAGTAATGGATGGTGTTACACCAATCCTTGGACTTGATGTTTGGGAGCATGCTTATTACCTTAAGTATCAAAACAAGCGTCCTGATTACATCAGCGCCTTCTGGAATGTAGTAAACTGGGATGAAGTTGCTAAGCGTTACGAAGCAGCAAAATAA
- the metC gene encoding cystathionine beta-lyase, with product MNNKSYSFQTKLLHNDHKFDKQTGAVSVPIQQASTFHQIDFDQPGKYDYSRSGNPTREALETTIANLEGGARGFAFASGMAAISTSFMLLSQNDHVLISEDVYGGTYRMIHDVLGRFGIEHTFVDMTDLEQVATAIQSNTKVVYIETPSNPLLKITDIQAVVKLAKANECLTFVDNTFMTPLLQRPLELGADIVLHSATKFIAGHSDVVAGLAVVKDETLGEKLAFLQNSFGSILSAHDSWLVLRGIKTLHCRLEQSSISAFRIAHGLSKEPLVEEVYYPGFSYHPGHSTHLYQASGPGAVLSFRLPDEHAVRMFTKHIQIPVYAVSLGAVESILSYPARMSHASMPPLERQKRGITDGLLRLSVGLENADDLLDDFKKAFAEINKHYKAVSEGVQL from the coding sequence ATGAACAATAAATCGTATTCATTTCAAACGAAACTGCTTCATAACGATCACAAATTTGATAAACAAACAGGTGCTGTTAGCGTTCCGATCCAACAGGCTTCAACCTTTCATCAAATTGATTTTGATCAGCCTGGTAAATATGATTATAGCCGCTCTGGAAATCCCACTCGTGAGGCGCTAGAAACGACAATCGCTAACCTCGAAGGCGGTGCAAGGGGTTTTGCATTCGCTTCAGGTATGGCAGCGATCTCTACTTCTTTTATGCTGCTATCTCAAAACGATCATGTACTGATTTCAGAGGATGTTTATGGAGGCACTTACCGCATGATCCATGACGTTCTTGGCAGGTTTGGTATCGAGCACACATTTGTCGATATGACAGATCTCGAACAGGTCGCAACAGCCATTCAATCCAACACAAAAGTAGTCTACATTGAAACGCCCTCCAATCCGCTCCTCAAAATCACGGATATCCAGGCTGTCGTTAAACTCGCTAAAGCAAATGAGTGTTTGACGTTTGTTGACAATACATTTATGACCCCGCTTCTGCAACGTCCACTGGAATTGGGGGCAGATATTGTCCTTCATAGTGCTACTAAATTTATCGCTGGGCATAGTGATGTTGTTGCTGGCCTTGCAGTTGTGAAGGATGAAACGTTAGGGGAAAAGCTTGCCTTCTTACAAAACTCATTCGGCTCTATCTTAAGTGCTCACGATTCATGGCTCGTTCTAAGAGGAATCAAAACCCTGCATTGCCGGCTTGAGCAATCCTCCATATCTGCGTTCCGAATTGCACATGGTTTATCTAAGGAACCACTGGTTGAGGAAGTTTATTATCCTGGCTTCTCTTATCATCCCGGTCATTCTACCCATCTTTATCAGGCGTCAGGCCCTGGAGCAGTTCTATCCTTCCGCCTCCCTGATGAACATGCAGTAAGGATGTTTACGAAGCACATTCAAATCCCGGTGTATGCCGTTAGCCTTGGAGCTGTAGAATCAATCCTTTCCTATCCTGCTAGAATGTCACATGCGTCAATGCCTCCTTTAGAGCGACAAAAGCGTGGCATAACAGACGGATTATTACGACTTTCAGTAGGGCTTGAGAATGCTGATGATCTGCTAGATGATTTCAAGAAGGCATTTGCTGAAATAAACAAACACTATAAGGCCGTCTCGGAAGGAGTGCAATTATGA
- a CDS encoding PstS family phosphate ABC transporter substrate-binding protein → MKFKGIMLMVVMSMVMIFTAACGNNSGNNGGEASGEVSGEVLMDGSSTVFPIMEAVAEEYAAVQPDVKVSVGVSGSGGGFEKFAAGETDMSNASRPIKEEEKAALEEAGIEFTEFEVAKDGLSIVVNSENDWVDQLTIDDLKKIWLGEATMWSDVNPEWPEEEIKLFSPGTDSGTYDYFNEVVLEDEQMVKEATLSEDDNVLVSGVTGSKNGMAFFGYAYYLENKDSLNVVPIVNGEGEAVEPTPETIQDGSYEPLSRPLFTYVKHSAVKDNPAVYDFAKYTLENAGEMAEAVGYVALPEEKYTEAKEKLNEIAGK, encoded by the coding sequence ATGAAGTTCAAAGGCATTATGCTCATGGTAGTTATGTCGATGGTAATGATTTTCACGGCAGCTTGCGGAAATAACTCTGGAAACAACGGCGGAGAAGCTTCAGGAGAAGTATCTGGCGAAGTACTAATGGACGGATCTTCGACAGTATTCCCAATTATGGAAGCTGTCGCTGAAGAATATGCTGCAGTACAACCTGACGTTAAAGTAAGTGTTGGTGTATCTGGTTCCGGTGGTGGATTCGAGAAATTTGCAGCAGGCGAGACAGATATGAGTAACGCTTCTCGTCCAATTAAAGAAGAAGAAAAGGCAGCACTTGAAGAAGCTGGAATTGAGTTTACTGAATTCGAAGTTGCTAAGGACGGTCTTTCAATCGTAGTTAACTCTGAAAATGACTGGGTAGATCAGCTTACTATTGATGACCTTAAGAAAATCTGGTTAGGCGAAGCGACTATGTGGAGCGACGTTAACCCTGAATGGCCTGAAGAAGAAATCAAACTTTTCAGCCCTGGTACTGACTCTGGTACGTACGATTACTTCAATGAAGTAGTACTGGAAGATGAGCAAATGGTGAAAGAAGCAACACTTTCTGAAGATGATAACGTACTTGTAAGTGGTGTAACTGGTTCTAAGAACGGAATGGCATTCTTTGGTTATGCATACTACCTTGAGAACAAAGATAGCCTTAATGTAGTACCAATTGTAAATGGTGAAGGTGAAGCTGTTGAGCCGACTCCTGAAACAATTCAAGATGGATCTTATGAGCCACTTTCACGTCCACTATTCACTTATGTGAAGCACTCTGCAGTTAAAGACAATCCTGCTGTATATGACTTCGCTAAGTATACACTTGAAAATGCTGGTGAAATGGCTGAAGCTGTTGGTTATGTAGCACTTCCAGAAGAGAAGTATACAGAAGCTAAGGAAAAGCTTAATGAAATTGCTGGTAAGTAA
- a CDS encoding DUF1189 domain-containing protein, with protein MNIFKQLFYSLFSPKMMARFRFQKLGKPILYVFLLMFLTSVPVGIITAISFTNAYDELKTYMTEVPDFTLQDGTLTSDQDKPLVREEGEGTFIFDATGETKPDDVEAYDSVIAFLEDRIIINENGARQEFDYSNFSTMTFTKHDVMELSKNLDSLLPIFIPLLIFVVYLLQTGLKFIGITVLATIGLLLRSMTKRKVSYKQLWVLSVYAVTIPTIFFAIMALIRTTVPFGFLVYWFVAITLLYLTLKEIPLPKSRGVSNERHHEESNK; from the coding sequence TTGAACATTTTCAAACAACTTTTTTACAGTTTATTTTCACCAAAAATGATGGCTCGCTTTCGTTTTCAAAAACTCGGCAAGCCGATTCTTTATGTTTTCTTGTTAATGTTTTTAACATCCGTACCTGTTGGCATCATCACCGCCATCTCATTTACAAATGCGTACGATGAATTAAAAACGTATATGACGGAGGTTCCTGATTTCACTCTTCAAGACGGGACGTTAACCTCAGATCAAGATAAGCCACTTGTTCGAGAGGAAGGTGAAGGCACTTTCATTTTCGATGCAACAGGTGAAACAAAGCCTGACGATGTTGAAGCTTACGATTCGGTCATTGCGTTTTTAGAAGACAGAATTATTATCAATGAAAACGGAGCCCGGCAGGAGTTTGATTACAGTAACTTTAGTACAATGACATTTACTAAACATGACGTAATGGAGCTTTCTAAAAACCTTGATAGCTTGCTCCCTATTTTCATTCCTTTACTTATATTTGTCGTCTATTTACTACAAACGGGTCTTAAATTTATCGGTATTACCGTTCTGGCAACGATCGGCCTACTATTGCGCAGTATGACCAAACGTAAAGTGTCCTACAAACAATTATGGGTGCTCTCCGTTTATGCTGTTACAATTCCTACGATATTCTTTGCCATCATGGCATTGATTAGGACAACTGTTCCTTTTGGATTCCTTGTTTATTGGTTTGTTGCAATCACACTTCTTTATTTGACGTTAAAAGAGATACCTCTTCCTAAATCGCGTGGTGTATCTAATGAACGTCATCACGAAGAAAGCAATAAATAG
- a CDS encoding DUF456 domain-containing protein — MDILVWGLVSIAFLVAFVGLIYPIIPSVLFIYIGFILYGILYEFSSMTISFWILQVLLTALLFAADYASNLFGVKKYGGSKAAIWGSTIGLLIGPFVIPLAGIILGPFIGAVVAELLFHRKSFKESVQVGVGSLLGFLGGAVAKGVLQAIMIVIFLVYVI, encoded by the coding sequence ATGGATATATTGGTTTGGGGTCTAGTGAGTATTGCATTTCTCGTAGCCTTTGTCGGGCTTATTTATCCGATTATTCCATCTGTATTGTTCATTTACATAGGTTTTATTTTATATGGGATATTATATGAATTCAGCTCCATGACAATCAGCTTTTGGATCTTACAAGTCCTACTTACAGCATTGTTGTTCGCAGCAGATTATGCAAGTAATTTATTTGGAGTGAAGAAATATGGCGGTTCAAAAGCGGCGATCTGGGGAAGCACGATTGGATTATTAATCGGACCCTTTGTTATTCCATTAGCAGGCATTATTCTGGGTCCATTTATAGGAGCTGTAGTTGCAGAACTCCTATTCCATCGCAAGTCTTTTAAAGAGTCTGTGCAAGTAGGGGTTGGTTCGCTACTTGGTTTTCTTGGAGGAGCAGTCGCGAAAGGTGTTTTGCAAGCGATTATGATTGTTATTTTCCTAGTATACGTAATATGA